A section of the Acropora muricata isolate sample 2 chromosome 4, ASM3666990v1, whole genome shotgun sequence genome encodes:
- the LOC136914874 gene encoding adenosine receptor A2a-like: protein MTKNVSNQSCDSSQGIVFEPLDIWYWTIRAIIAVLTVIGNGFVIYLILCRRRLRLASNWFVLSLTVADFCIGFFVTPCGFACTFYFRCKWYLQIVFYNFMLFSSTTSLWVLAVDRYLSIMYSLRYTSMMTNKRIFAMVVAAWGSSFATSFVRLLWFNDCHNYFEKNIDNFYRVVMDFFVGIGSCLILIFIYLRVLFISRKVARQIKAQENEVNHNYEANELNRSLSHVRQNLSTSLLGSVVSLFVLCNSLSVFVSFSIIFRSPYLKAIHFKLAYLLVHLNSFLNALVYALVKKDIRLEIRRTFHCSN from the coding sequence ATGACCAAGAACGTAAGCAATCAATCTTGTGACTCCAGTCAAGGTATAGTGTTCGAGCCACTGGATATTTGGTACTGGACTATCCGAGCTATCATCGCTGTTTTAACTGTCATTGGAAACGGTTTCGTCATCTATTTAATACTTTGCAGACGACGTCTACGACTAGCAAGTAACTGGTTCGTCCTATCTTTAACAGTTGCAGACTTCTGCATTGGCTTCTTCGTAACGCCCTGTGGATTTGCTTGCACGTTCTATTTTCGATGCAAGTGGTACTTGCAGATAGTTTTTTATAACTTTATGTTATTTTCTTCAACCACAAGTCTGTGGGTCCTTGCAGTCGATAGATATCTCAGCATCATGTACTCTTTGAGGTATACATCCATGATGACAAACAAGCGAATCTTTGCAATGGTGGTTGCAGCTTGGGGAAGCTCATTTGCTACTTCATTTGTTCGGCTTCTCTGGTTTAACGACTGTCACAACTACTTTGAAAAGAATATCGACAATTTTTATCGAGTGGTCATGGATTTCTTCGTTGGTATTGGCTCGTGTCtgattttgattttcatttacCTCCGCGTTCTCTTTATATCGCGAAAAGTTGCAAGGCAGATAAAAGCCCAAGAAAATGAAGTGAATCACAACTACGAAGCAAATGAACTGAATCGCAGTTTAAGCCATGTACGACAAAATTTGTCGACAAGTCTTCTTGGATCTGTTGTCTCGTTATTCGTCCTTTGTAACAGCCTCAGTGTCTTTGTTTCGTTCTCTATCATCTTCAGGTCTCCCTATCTTAAGGCAATACACTTCAAACTAGCATATTTGCTTGTTCATTTGAACTCTTTTCTTAATGCCTTAGTTTATGCGTTGGTAAAAAAAGATATTCGCCTCGAGATAAGGCGTACGTTCCACTGTAGCAACTGA
- the LOC136914860 gene encoding proprotein convertase subtilisin/kexin type 5-like isoform X1 translates to MEGGSFIFLAMLAVTIGSRASALKVGEFANLQSATGSEGCFKTIPNCASCLDHRTCLRCQKGFAFLESYWGALCVVKCPEGFTEVATSGNGTMCKSRKGCSKIVNCSQCEETFGDSCDVCEKGFLLFQQKTGSGVHCLTSCPAGFMEHGTRCRAEKCEDFFCSRCKEGLILQNKGDNNCLEKCPSGFFRKQDLLSGQAYCERCRRGCKNCRDPYNCDVCDDRFVLFKGAFSKCLRSCPTGYKTSERNSSRNSCIKDNNGCLDKSCYRCVDDWHRVVIRRQYHCRKKCPVGHFGFLTAQKTKLCFRCPYSCQSCSSSRKCQQCKPGFFKLERGRGRLCVGRCPRNFVARENPKGQKICVKESDDVFGRF, encoded by the exons ATGGAAGGAGgaagtttcatttttcttgctaTGTTGGCGGTAACTATAGGAAGCAGAGCATCCGCACTCAAAGTCGGGGAATTTGCAAACCTGCAATCGGCCACAGGTAGTGAAG GTTGCTTCAAGACTATCCCGAATTGTGCTTCATGTCTGGATCACAGAACATGCCTGAGGTGCCAAAAAGGCTTCGCTTTTCTTGAGAGTTACTGGGGCGCCCTTTGCGTTGTTAAATGTCCCGAGGGATTTACTGAAGTGGCGACGAGTGGAAATGGTACAATGTGCAAAAGCAGGAAGG GATGCAGTAAGATTGTAAACTGCTCTCAGTGCGAAGAGACTTTTGGTGACAGTTGTGACGTGTGCGAAAAGGGATTCCTGTTATTCCAACAAAAGACGGGCTCTGGAGTTCATTGCTTGACTTCTTGTCCCGCGGGATTCATGGAACATGGGACGAGGTGTCGAGCAG aaaaatgTGAGGACTTCTTCTGTTCTCGCTGTAAAGAAGGGCTGATTCTGCAGAACAAAGGCGACAACAATTGTCTAGAGAAGTGTCCCTCcggtttctttagaaagcaAGATTTGTTAAGCGGTCAAGCCTATTGCGAGA GGTGCCGCAGAGGTTGCAAGAACTGCCGAGATCCCTACAACTGTGATGTTTGCGATGACAGATTTGTCCTGTTTAAAGGCGCTTTCTCTAAGTGCTTACGCAGTTGTCCAACTGGTTACAAGACTAGTGAACGTAATTCTTCAAGAAATTCTTGTATTAAAG ATAACAATGGATGTCTGGATAAAAGCTGTTATAGATGCGTTGATGACTGGCATAGAGTGGTGATCAGAAGACAGTATCACTGCCGCAAGAAGTGTCCTGTGGGGCATTTTGGATTTCTCACAGCACAAAAAACGAAGCTCTGTTTCA GGTGCCCGTACAGCTGTCAATCATGTTCCAGTAGCCGAAAGTGCCAACAGTGTAAACCAGGTTTCTTCAAACTTGAGCGTGGAAGAGGAAGGTTATGCGTCGGGCGCTGTCCTCGAAATTTCGTGGCGCGAGAAAATCCAAAAGGGCAAAAAATTTGCGTAAAAG AGAGTGATGATGTTTTTGGACGCTTCTGA
- the LOC136914860 gene encoding proprotein convertase subtilisin/kexin type 5-like isoform X2 yields the protein MEGGSFIFLAMLAVTIGSRASALKVGEFANLQSATGCFKTIPNCASCLDHRTCLRCQKGFAFLESYWGALCVVKCPEGFTEVATSGNGTMCKSRKGCSKIVNCSQCEETFGDSCDVCEKGFLLFQQKTGSGVHCLTSCPAGFMEHGTRCRAEKCEDFFCSRCKEGLILQNKGDNNCLEKCPSGFFRKQDLLSGQAYCERCRRGCKNCRDPYNCDVCDDRFVLFKGAFSKCLRSCPTGYKTSERNSSRNSCIKDNNGCLDKSCYRCVDDWHRVVIRRQYHCRKKCPVGHFGFLTAQKTKLCFRCPYSCQSCSSSRKCQQCKPGFFKLERGRGRLCVGRCPRNFVARENPKGQKICVKESDDVFGRF from the exons ATGGAAGGAGgaagtttcatttttcttgctaTGTTGGCGGTAACTATAGGAAGCAGAGCATCCGCACTCAAAGTCGGGGAATTTGCAAACCTGCAATCGGCCACAG GTTGCTTCAAGACTATCCCGAATTGTGCTTCATGTCTGGATCACAGAACATGCCTGAGGTGCCAAAAAGGCTTCGCTTTTCTTGAGAGTTACTGGGGCGCCCTTTGCGTTGTTAAATGTCCCGAGGGATTTACTGAAGTGGCGACGAGTGGAAATGGTACAATGTGCAAAAGCAGGAAGG GATGCAGTAAGATTGTAAACTGCTCTCAGTGCGAAGAGACTTTTGGTGACAGTTGTGACGTGTGCGAAAAGGGATTCCTGTTATTCCAACAAAAGACGGGCTCTGGAGTTCATTGCTTGACTTCTTGTCCCGCGGGATTCATGGAACATGGGACGAGGTGTCGAGCAG aaaaatgTGAGGACTTCTTCTGTTCTCGCTGTAAAGAAGGGCTGATTCTGCAGAACAAAGGCGACAACAATTGTCTAGAGAAGTGTCCCTCcggtttctttagaaagcaAGATTTGTTAAGCGGTCAAGCCTATTGCGAGA GGTGCCGCAGAGGTTGCAAGAACTGCCGAGATCCCTACAACTGTGATGTTTGCGATGACAGATTTGTCCTGTTTAAAGGCGCTTTCTCTAAGTGCTTACGCAGTTGTCCAACTGGTTACAAGACTAGTGAACGTAATTCTTCAAGAAATTCTTGTATTAAAG ATAACAATGGATGTCTGGATAAAAGCTGTTATAGATGCGTTGATGACTGGCATAGAGTGGTGATCAGAAGACAGTATCACTGCCGCAAGAAGTGTCCTGTGGGGCATTTTGGATTTCTCACAGCACAAAAAACGAAGCTCTGTTTCA GGTGCCCGTACAGCTGTCAATCATGTTCCAGTAGCCGAAAGTGCCAACAGTGTAAACCAGGTTTCTTCAAACTTGAGCGTGGAAGAGGAAGGTTATGCGTCGGGCGCTGTCCTCGAAATTTCGTGGCGCGAGAAAATCCAAAAGGGCAAAAAATTTGCGTAAAAG AGAGTGATGATGTTTTTGGACGCTTCTGA